A region of Onychomys torridus chromosome 10, mOncTor1.1, whole genome shotgun sequence DNA encodes the following proteins:
- the Uchl1 gene encoding ubiquitin carboxyl-terminal hydrolase isozyme L1, whose translation MQLKPMEINPEMLNKVLARLGVAGQWRFADVLGLEEETLGSVPSPACALLLLFPLTAQHENFRKKQIEELKGQEVSPKVYFMKQTIGNSCGTIGLIHAVANNQDKLEFEDGSVLKQFLSETEKMSPEDRAKCFEKNEAIQAAHDSVAQEGQCRVDDKVNFHFILFNNVDGHLYELDGRMPFPVNHGTSSEDSLLQDAAKVCREFTEREQGEVRFSAVALCKAA comes from the exons TGTTGGCCAGGCTGGGGGTCGCCGGCCAGTGGCGCTTCGCGGACGTCCTAGGGCTGGAGGAGGAGACTCTGGGCTCCGTGCCATCCCCTGCCTGcgcgctgctgctgctgtttccccTCACGGCCCAG CATGAAAACTTCAggaaaaaacaaattgaagaacTGAAGGGACAGGAAGTTAGTCCTAAAGTGTACTTCATGAAGCAGACCATCGGGAACTCCTGTGGTACCATTGGGCTGATCCACGCAGTGGCCAATAATCAAGACAAGCTGGAATTTG aggATGGATCAGTCCTGAAACAGTTTCTTTCGGAAACGGAGAAGATGTCCCCTGAAGACAGAGCCAAGTGCTTTGAGAAGAATGAG GCCATCCAGGCAGCCCATGACTCGGTGGCCCAGGAGGGCCAGTGTCGG gtagatGACAaagtgaattttcattttattctgttcAACAATGTGGATGGCCACCTCTATGAACTTG ATGGGCGAATGCCCTTTCCAGTGAACCATGGCACCAGTTCCGAAGACTCTCTGCTGCAG GACGCTGCCAAGGTCTGCAGAGAATTCACTGAACGTGAGCAGGGAGAAGTCCGCTTCTCCGCAGTGGCTCTGTGCAAAGCCGCCTAA